A part of Silvimonas soli genomic DNA contains:
- a CDS encoding NAD(P)/FAD-dependent oxidoreductase, producing the protein MSIATEPGKPHRIVIVGGGAGGLELATRLGHNLGRTHKAKVTLVDGSPTHIWKPLLHEVATGALNTGEDEVNYFAHAHRHGYEFEFGFMSDLDREEKTIRLDAVRDEDDGTVLTGPRLIPYDTLVLAVGAICNDFGTPGVQENCMQLNTPTEADRLRKRILGQSFIVGTANDPLRELRISIIGAGPTGVELAAEIHHAVTEAHNYGSHLAPAQLRINIIEAAPRILSGAPESLSLYATTELERRHISVLTNSKVAQVNPDSVSLADGRIIPSDIIVWAAGVKAAPWLSTLGLQTNRNGQIEVTSVMQTVTDKHIFAIGDCAFATDGEGGPPLNATAQVAHQQARWLAQMLEQYFEGREVAPFRFKPQGIMVSLGKSTAVGSLAAVVGPKRDYYVEGLGAKLIYSSLYRMHQAALHGWFMATLLYLGDKLRRIANPALKLH; encoded by the coding sequence ATGAGCATCGCTACAGAACCAGGAAAGCCGCATCGTATTGTCATTGTTGGTGGAGGTGCAGGCGGACTGGAGTTGGCAACCCGGCTTGGCCACAACCTGGGCCGCACGCATAAGGCCAAGGTGACGCTGGTAGATGGATCGCCGACGCATATCTGGAAACCGCTGCTGCATGAGGTCGCAACCGGCGCGCTCAATACCGGCGAGGATGAAGTGAATTACTTCGCGCACGCTCATCGCCACGGTTATGAGTTTGAATTCGGCTTCATGAGCGATCTGGATCGGGAAGAGAAAACCATCCGGCTGGATGCGGTGCGCGATGAGGACGATGGCACGGTGCTGACCGGCCCACGCTTGATCCCCTACGACACGCTGGTTCTGGCGGTGGGCGCCATCTGTAATGACTTTGGTACACCAGGAGTGCAGGAAAACTGCATGCAACTGAATACCCCGACCGAAGCCGACCGCCTGCGCAAACGCATTTTGGGCCAGTCGTTTATTGTTGGTACCGCCAACGACCCACTGCGCGAGCTGCGGATCTCCATTATTGGTGCAGGCCCAACCGGTGTGGAATTGGCGGCGGAGATTCATCACGCGGTGACGGAAGCGCATAACTACGGCTCGCATCTGGCCCCGGCCCAACTGCGCATCAACATCATTGAAGCTGCGCCGCGTATTTTGTCGGGTGCGCCGGAATCGCTGTCTTTATATGCCACGACTGAGCTGGAGCGCCGTCATATTTCGGTGCTCACCAACAGCAAAGTGGCGCAAGTGAACCCCGATAGCGTGTCGCTGGCCGATGGCCGGATCATTCCGTCGGACATCATTGTCTGGGCCGCCGGGGTGAAGGCTGCGCCGTGGTTATCGACGCTGGGCCTGCAAACCAATCGCAACGGGCAGATCGAAGTGACTTCGGTCATGCAAACCGTGACCGACAAACATATCTTTGCCATTGGCGATTGCGCGTTTGCGACCGACGGTGAAGGTGGTCCGCCGCTGAACGCGACGGCGCAAGTGGCTCACCAGCAGGCGCGCTGGCTGGCACAAATGCTGGAGCAATATTTTGAAGGACGCGAAGTGGCGCCGTTCCGCTTCAAGCCGCAGGGCATCATGGTGTCGCTGGGCAAGAGCACGGCGGTGGGCAGCCTGGCAGCGGTGGTCGGGCCCAAGCGCGATTATTACGTGGAAGGGCTGGGCGCCAAGTTGATTTACTCTTCGCTGTACCGCATGCACCAGGCCGCCTTGCACGGCTGGTTTATGGCTACTCTGCTGTATCTGGGTGACAAGCTGCGCCGTATCGCCAACCCGGCGCTCAAGCTGCACTAA
- the def gene encoding peptide deformylase, with the protein MTVRTVLKMGTPSLQEPSLPVAAFDTPELDMLIEDLFDTMHAYNGVGIAAPQIGVNLQVVIFGFEASPRYPDAKPVPQTILINPVITPLSDEEESGWEGCLSVPGLRGEVPRYTRIRYQGFDQHGHAIDRIAEGFHARVVQHECDHLWGVLYPQRIRDMTRFGFLDVLFPDLTDAPDD; encoded by the coding sequence ATGACCGTACGTACGGTGCTGAAAATGGGAACGCCGAGCCTGCAGGAGCCATCGCTGCCGGTTGCGGCCTTTGATACCCCTGAACTGGATATGTTGATCGAAGACCTGTTCGACACCATGCATGCCTATAACGGCGTGGGCATCGCCGCCCCGCAGATTGGCGTTAACTTGCAGGTGGTGATTTTTGGTTTTGAAGCCAGCCCGCGTTACCCCGACGCCAAGCCGGTGCCGCAAACCATTCTGATTAATCCGGTGATTACGCCGCTGAGCGATGAGGAAGAGTCTGGCTGGGAAGGTTGCTTGTCGGTGCCGGGGTTGCGTGGTGAAGTGCCACGTTATACCCGCATCCGCTATCAAGGGTTTGATCAGCACGGTCACGCCATCGACCGCATTGCCGAAGGCTTCCACGCCCGCGTGGTGCAGCATGAATGTGATCATCTGTGGGGTGTGTTGTACCCGCAGCGTATCCGGGACATGACGCGCTTTGGTTTTCTGGACGTATTGTTTCCGGATCTGACCGATGCGCCGGATGATTGA
- a CDS encoding DNA alkylation repair protein — MTETTAAWLERYVAVLAPAADPLRAPQMVAYMRGHFAYLGVATPQRRILTKPLEKEARQALAEAALLDLADALWAQPEREYQYAACDLLAACAKALTPVALPRLLALVVTKSWWDSVDTLAGRIIGGLVLRHPELIPQIDQLVLAENLWLRRTAIIYQLHWKASTDVSRLFHACLANAADTDFFIRKAIGWGLREHAWTDPDIIRAFVQQHAERLSPLSIREASKHL, encoded by the coding sequence GTGACAGAGACCACCGCAGCATGGCTTGAGCGCTATGTTGCGGTGCTGGCACCGGCAGCTGATCCGCTGCGAGCCCCACAAATGGTCGCGTATATGCGCGGCCATTTTGCATATCTGGGTGTCGCAACGCCGCAGCGGCGCATCCTGACCAAACCGCTAGAGAAAGAAGCGCGCCAAGCGTTGGCCGAGGCGGCTTTGCTTGATCTGGCCGATGCGTTGTGGGCGCAACCCGAGCGCGAATACCAATACGCCGCTTGTGATCTGCTGGCCGCCTGCGCAAAAGCGCTCACGCCCGTCGCCTTGCCGCGTCTGCTGGCGCTGGTGGTGACCAAATCCTGGTGGGATTCGGTAGATACCTTGGCTGGTCGCATTATTGGTGGACTGGTGTTGCGCCATCCAGAGCTCATCCCGCAAATCGATCAACTGGTACTCGCCGAGAACCTGTGGCTGCGCCGTACGGCCATCATTTATCAGTTGCACTGGAAAGCCAGCACCGACGTATCACGGTTGTTTCACGCCTGCCTGGCCAATGCGGCCGATACCGATTTCTTTATCCGCAAAGCCATAGGCTGGGGTCTGCGCGAACACGCGTGGACTGATCCGGATATCATCCGGGCGTTTGTGCAGCAGCATGCGGAGCGGTTATCGCCGTTGTCGATTCGCGAAGCCAGCAAGCACCTCTAG
- the purE gene encoding 5-(carboxyamino)imidazole ribonucleotide mutase has protein sequence MAQVGVVMGSNSDWDVMRQAAEQLKAFGIEFECKVVSAHRTPDLMFEYAETARSRGLKCIIAGAGGAAHLPGMIAAKTTVPVLGVPVPSKYLRGEDSLLSIVQMPKGVPVATFAIGEAGAANAGLFAVAILAAENPELAEKLDQFRMRQERTVLDMTLPEV, from the coding sequence ATGGCGCAAGTTGGCGTAGTCATGGGCAGCAATAGCGACTGGGACGTCATGCGTCAGGCCGCCGAGCAGCTCAAAGCATTTGGCATCGAGTTTGAATGCAAAGTGGTCTCGGCGCACCGTACGCCGGATCTGATGTTTGAATACGCAGAAACCGCCAGGTCGCGCGGGCTGAAATGCATCATTGCCGGTGCTGGTGGCGCCGCCCATTTGCCGGGCATGATTGCAGCAAAGACAACGGTTCCAGTGCTGGGCGTGCCCGTGCCATCCAAGTATTTGCGCGGCGAAGACTCTTTATTGTCTATCGTTCAAATGCCTAAAGGTGTGCCGGTCGCCACCTTTGCCATTGGTGAGGCCGGTGCGGCCAATGCGGGTCTGTTTGCGGTGGCCATTCTGGCTGCTGAAAACCCTGAACTGGCCGAGAAACTGGATCAGTTCCGCATGCGCCAGGAACGTACCGTGCTGGATATGACGCTGCCAGAGGTATGA
- a CDS encoding trypsin-like serine peptidase — translation MKWLIVLLSFAAALAHANPEQERKALFFGHDDRVFIPAPYAAPFNAIGVLQTEKQSECTATLISPTTAVTAAHCFLMEGRTVDPGRWFLAGFNKGKYTARYRVVSQIFNPRFQAGLKYKGDDVYIMPAAAPYDMAILKLELVDGTAPQPIPAFSGNRAELEALLKQSKFTVTQAGFAEDHDDALTAHRGCSITKLRSNNTIYHRCDTLSGDSGSPIWVETAHGPLLIGVQSSAPDWFNRKIADNVGVTVLQMPVLPQR, via the coding sequence ATGAAGTGGTTAATCGTTCTGCTCTCTTTTGCCGCCGCTTTGGCTCACGCCAACCCTGAGCAAGAACGCAAGGCGCTGTTTTTTGGTCACGATGACCGCGTGTTTATTCCCGCACCGTATGCTGCGCCGTTCAATGCGATTGGCGTATTGCAGACCGAAAAACAAAGCGAATGCACCGCGACGCTGATTTCCCCCACTACCGCCGTTACCGCTGCGCATTGTTTTTTGATGGAAGGCCGCACCGTTGATCCGGGTCGCTGGTTCCTCGCAGGTTTTAACAAAGGCAAATACACCGCCCGTTATCGCGTGGTCAGCCAGATTTTTAATCCCCGCTTTCAAGCCGGGCTGAAATACAAAGGTGATGATGTCTACATCATGCCTGCCGCCGCGCCCTACGATATGGCCATCCTGAAACTGGAGCTGGTTGATGGCACCGCACCGCAGCCTATCCCCGCTTTCAGCGGCAATCGCGCTGAGCTTGAAGCGCTGCTCAAGCAAAGCAAGTTCACGGTCACCCAGGCTGGTTTTGCCGAAGACCACGACGACGCGCTCACTGCGCACCGTGGTTGCAGCATCACCAAGCTACGTAGCAACAACACGATTTATCACCGCTGCGACACCTTGTCTGGCGACAGCGGCTCGCCCATCTGGGTGGAAACAGCTCACGGCCCGTTGCTGATTGGCGTGCAAAGTTCGGCGCCAGACTGGTTCAATCGCAAGATCGCCGACAACGTTGGCGTTACCGTCTTGCAAATGCCGGTACTGCCGCAACGTTAA
- a CDS encoding ATP-binding protein translates to MRQLFLRFYLTVVLCFLASALIIGGLYKHMIERINQHYLTDIFQTTISIVEEELGDLPQSIWHSEISRLRGKLPVPVEIEQLDAYTLSPPNRKALADGDIILLEDEDIYLHRIPDTQLIVVLGPVPYLNRLDNISWPDILGLLLMCAALGLPTWLWLRPFYRDLRSLIRQSRKMGSGDFQVRAELSENSPLSTLGSTFNRMAHDVQELTASRQQMIDAISHDLRTPLARMRYRLEALKAGAETDSQAAGMERDLEQIDQLVEEWLTLRKLERSQLKLEVQPIEMLPWLERQLTELAVGGTPVPLENATGMRAPLMSADSYYLSRVLGNLISNARRYGGGKIQVVLTWSDGVARLMVDDNGPGIPEAERERLLQPFERLESSRNRTTGGYGLGLAIVAMVMRGHGGNLRIETSPLGGARALLFWPTNMKDADKL, encoded by the coding sequence ATGCGCCAGCTTTTTTTGCGTTTCTATCTCACGGTTGTGCTGTGTTTTCTGGCCTCGGCGTTAATCATCGGCGGCCTGTACAAGCACATGATCGAGCGCATCAACCAGCATTACCTCACCGATATCTTCCAGACCACCATCAGCATTGTGGAAGAAGAACTGGGCGATTTGCCGCAATCAATCTGGCATAGCGAAATCAGCCGGCTGCGCGGCAAGCTGCCGGTGCCAGTCGAAATTGAGCAGCTGGATGCCTACACACTCAGCCCGCCCAACCGCAAGGCGCTGGCTGATGGCGACATCATTTTGCTGGAAGATGAAGACATCTATCTGCACCGCATTCCGGACACCCAACTGATTGTCGTGCTGGGACCGGTGCCGTATCTGAACCGGCTGGACAATATTTCCTGGCCCGACATTCTCGGTTTGCTGCTGATGTGCGCGGCGCTGGGCTTGCCCACGTGGTTATGGCTGCGACCGTTCTATCGTGATTTGCGCTCGCTGATTCGCCAGAGTCGCAAAATGGGCAGCGGTGACTTTCAAGTGCGCGCCGAGCTTTCCGAGAACTCGCCGCTGTCGACACTGGGCTCCACCTTCAACCGCATGGCGCACGACGTGCAAGAGCTGACCGCCAGCCGCCAGCAAATGATCGACGCCATCTCGCACGATCTGCGTACACCACTGGCCCGCATGCGTTATCGGCTGGAAGCGCTCAAAGCCGGCGCTGAAACGGACTCGCAAGCCGCAGGTATGGAGCGCGATCTGGAACAGATCGATCAGCTGGTCGAAGAATGGCTCACGCTGCGCAAACTGGAACGCTCGCAACTCAAGCTGGAAGTCCAGCCCATTGAAATGCTGCCGTGGCTGGAGCGCCAGCTGACTGAACTGGCCGTCGGCGGCACGCCGGTGCCACTGGAAAACGCCACCGGTATGCGTGCGCCGCTGATGTCGGCCGATAGCTATTATCTGTCGCGCGTGCTGGGTAATCTGATCAGCAACGCCCGCCGCTATGGTGGCGGCAAAATCCAGGTGGTATTGACCTGGTCCGACGGCGTAGCGCGCCTGATGGTGGACGACAACGGCCCCGGAATTCCCGAAGCAGAACGCGAACGTTTGTTGCAGCCGTTCGAGCGACTGGAAAGCAGCCGCAACCGGACTACGGGCGGATATGGCCTGGGTTTGGCGATTGTGGCCATGGTCATGCGCGGGCACGGCGGCAATTTGCGCATAGAAACCTCACCGTTGGGCGGGGCTCGCGCCTTGTTGTTCTGGCCAACGAACATGAAAGACGCCGATAAACTGTAA
- the rstA gene encoding two-component system response regulator RstA codes for MTQRILFVEDDLELAGLIGGFLKNFEFEVEHLADGNHVIENVRANPPTLILLDLMLPGKDGMTICRELREFYTGPIVILTSLNSDMNQILGFEIGATDYVVKTTPPSVLVARIKAHLRQSTGTVTPTISAAKDDRTTTNFGHLIIDSRNRTATYRTEPLHLSTGDFDLLWELASHAGEILSRDHLLKRLRGIEYDGLDRSVDVAISRLRKKLADDPIEPRKIKTIRHKGYLFATDIWWQE; via the coding sequence ATGACCCAACGCATTCTGTTCGTTGAGGATGATCTGGAACTGGCCGGTTTGATCGGCGGTTTCCTGAAGAACTTTGAATTTGAAGTAGAACACCTGGCTGACGGCAACCACGTGATCGAAAACGTGCGCGCCAATCCGCCCACACTGATTTTGCTGGACCTGATGCTGCCCGGCAAAGACGGCATGACCATCTGCCGCGAACTGCGCGAGTTCTATACCGGCCCGATTGTGATTCTGACCTCGCTCAATAGCGACATGAACCAGATTCTGGGGTTTGAGATCGGCGCCACCGACTACGTGGTCAAGACCACGCCGCCGTCGGTACTGGTGGCTCGCATCAAAGCGCATCTGCGTCAGTCCACCGGCACCGTCACCCCGACCATCAGCGCCGCCAAAGATGACCGCACCACCACCAACTTTGGTCATCTGATCATTGATTCGCGCAACCGCACTGCAACTTACCGCACCGAGCCGCTGCATCTGTCGACCGGTGACTTTGACTTGTTGTGGGAGCTGGCCAGCCACGCTGGGGAAATCCTCTCGCGCGATCATTTGCTCAAGCGTTTGCGCGGGATTGAATACGACGGGCTTGATCGCAGTGTGGACGTGGCGATTTCGCGTTTGCGCAAGAAACTGGCAGATGATCCGATCGAGCCACGCAAGATCAAGACCATTCGCCATAAAGGCTATTTGTTTGCGACCGACATCTGGTGGCAAGAATAA
- a CDS encoding HugZ family protein has protein sequence MSHAANAVPEWVPSARKLLRRSREGALATQSAQLAGFPYASWLPYACDETASPLFVISRLAEHTQNLLTDGRSSLLVYDSTDDAVAAERVTLVGIARPVAATPLLMARLQRYQPQAAQFLALGDFSVWRLQVDVLRYIAGFGRMGWSNSEQWQAAPVLSLEDEHALLSELAPQSEVSLIGVDFDGMDVHRNGRFIRYAFETCPTDIPALREAVLAQLRAG, from the coding sequence ATGTCCCATGCCGCGAACGCGGTCCCCGAGTGGGTGCCGTCGGCCCGCAAGTTATTACGCCGCAGTCGCGAAGGCGCGCTGGCAACGCAATCAGCCCAGCTGGCCGGGTTTCCGTATGCGTCCTGGCTGCCCTACGCCTGCGATGAAACGGCCAGTCCACTGTTTGTGATCAGTCGTCTGGCTGAACATACCCAGAACCTCCTGACCGATGGCCGGTCCAGTCTGCTGGTATATGACAGCACCGACGACGCCGTTGCTGCCGAACGTGTCACGCTGGTCGGCATTGCGCGGCCGGTTGCCGCCACGCCCTTGCTTATGGCTCGACTCCAGCGGTATCAGCCACAGGCAGCGCAATTTCTGGCGTTGGGGGACTTTTCGGTCTGGCGCTTGCAGGTAGACGTTCTACGCTACATTGCCGGATTCGGGCGCATGGGCTGGAGCAACAGCGAACAGTGGCAAGCCGCACCGGTTTTATCGCTGGAAGACGAACACGCGCTGTTGAGTGAACTGGCCCCACAAAGTGAGGTATCACTCATCGGCGTAGATTTTGACGGGATGGATGTCCACCGCAATGGCAGGTTCATCCGTTATGCCTTCGAAACCTGCCCGACCGATATCCCAGCGCTGCGCGAAGCGGTACTCGCCCAACTGCGTGCCGGCTGA
- a CDS encoding VOC family protein codes for MQTADAPAAATGLNHLTLAVGDVNRAVRFYVAGLGAQLHAQWDGGAYLTVGAQWLCLSLDPARIHSASPDYTHIAFGVAAAQFAELSQRVLACGAREWKANRSEGESFYFLDPDGHQLELHVGDLASRLAACRNKPYAGMIFS; via the coding sequence ATGCAAACGGCCGACGCACCTGCTGCGGCTACCGGTTTGAATCACCTGACACTGGCCGTGGGTGATGTGAATCGCGCGGTGCGGTTTTATGTGGCTGGCCTGGGCGCGCAATTGCATGCGCAGTGGGATGGCGGCGCGTATCTCACCGTCGGCGCGCAATGGCTGTGTTTGTCACTAGACCCGGCGCGAATTCATTCAGCCAGCCCGGATTACACACATATCGCGTTTGGCGTTGCCGCTGCGCAATTTGCCGAACTGAGCCAGCGCGTGCTGGCCTGTGGCGCTCGGGAGTGGAAGGCGAATCGCAGCGAGGGTGAATCGTTCTACTTTCTGGACCCGGATGGGCATCAACTGGAACTGCATGTGGGCGATCTCGCCAGCCGTCTTGCGGCCTGCCGGAACAAGCCTTATGCCGGGATGATTTTCTCCTGA
- a CDS encoding 5-(carboxyamino)imidazole ribonucleotide synthase, which produces MAIKPILPPAMLGILGGGQLGRMFTVAAKTMGYQVTVLDPDPHSPAADFADIHIARPYTDPQALAQLAQTCAAVTTEFENVNADSMRWLAQQGVPVSPSGESVAIAQDRIAEKTFIRGAGLDTAPFLAVNNAGDLAGDLSPYLPGILKTARMGYDGKGQVRVNSAEEARLAMSNMKHQACVLEKMLPLVAEVSAIVTRTCAGEAACFPVAENQHVNGILDISIVPARISQALLDKARSMALQLVEKLDYVGVLAVEFFVLEGDRLVINEMAPRPHNSGHYTLDATVTSQFEQQVRAMCGLYPGRPDLLRPVVMVNLLGDSWGENNAEPHWEVLLTAPNTKLHLYGKKEARIGRKMGHFNVLADTPDAALEQAVAIKDTL; this is translated from the coding sequence ATGGCGATCAAGCCGATTCTTCCACCCGCGATGTTGGGTATTCTGGGTGGTGGCCAGCTTGGCCGCATGTTTACAGTCGCTGCCAAAACCATGGGCTATCAAGTCACCGTGCTTGATCCGGACCCACATTCCCCCGCGGCAGACTTCGCCGACATCCACATCGCCCGTCCGTACACTGATCCGCAAGCGCTGGCGCAACTGGCTCAGACCTGTGCCGCCGTTACCACCGAATTCGAGAACGTCAACGCCGACAGCATGCGTTGGCTGGCGCAGCAAGGCGTGCCGGTCAGCCCATCGGGTGAATCAGTCGCCATTGCGCAAGACCGCATCGCGGAGAAAACCTTTATTCGTGGTGCGGGTCTGGATACCGCGCCATTTCTGGCGGTGAATAACGCGGGTGATCTGGCGGGTGATTTGTCACCTTACCTGCCCGGTATTCTGAAAACAGCGCGTATGGGTTATGACGGCAAAGGCCAGGTCCGCGTCAACAGCGCTGAAGAAGCGCGCCTCGCCATGTCCAACATGAAGCATCAGGCCTGCGTGCTGGAGAAAATGCTGCCGCTGGTGGCAGAGGTTTCGGCCATTGTCACCCGTACCTGTGCCGGCGAAGCAGCCTGCTTCCCGGTGGCGGAAAACCAGCACGTGAATGGCATTCTGGACATCTCGATTGTCCCGGCCCGCATCAGCCAGGCCTTGCTCGACAAGGCGCGAAGCATGGCGCTGCAACTGGTAGAAAAACTCGATTACGTTGGCGTGCTGGCGGTGGAGTTCTTTGTGCTGGAAGGCGATCGCCTGGTGATCAACGAAATGGCGCCGCGCCCGCACAACTCCGGTCACTACACGCTGGACGCCACCGTCACCAGCCAGTTTGAACAACAAGTGCGCGCCATGTGCGGCTTGTATCCTGGCCGCCCGGATTTGCTGCGCCCGGTAGTCATGGTCAACTTGCTGGGCGATAGCTGGGGCGAGAACAACGCCGAGCCGCATTGGGAAGTACTGCTGACCGCACCCAATACCAAGCTGCATTTGTACGGCAAGAAAGAAGCGCGCATTGGCCGCAAGATGGGTCACTTCAACGTGCTGGCCGACACGCCCGACGCCGCACTGGAACAAGCCGTGGCCATCAAGGACACGCTGTGA
- a CDS encoding cold-shock protein, with protein MSTTTGTVKWFNDTKGFGFITPDNGGDDLFAHFSEITGQGFKTLKENQRVEFEVKNGPKGLQAGAIRAI; from the coding sequence ATGTCTACTACTACCGGTACTGTTAAATGGTTTAACGACACCAAGGGCTTCGGCTTCATCACCCCTGATAACGGCGGCGACGACCTGTTCGCGCACTTCTCCGAAATCACCGGTCAAGGCTTCAAGACGCTGAAAGAAAACCAGCGCGTTGAGTTCGAAGTAAAGAACGGCCCTAAGGGTCTGCAAGCTGGTGCCATCCGCGCCATCTAA
- a CDS encoding glutamate-5-semialdehyde dehydrogenase: protein MDIQAYMQDVGRKARQASRAMAKADTRAKNAALEAIATAVERDAALLIAANNQDMEQARADGLEPALLDRLQLTEKTIRTMAEGLRQIASLRDPVGEMGDFKYQPSGIQVGKMRVPLGVVGIIYEARPNVTADAAGLCIKSGNATILRGGREAFHCNQAIAKLVKEGLAVAGLPETAVQIIETPDRAAVGELITMAEFVDVIVPRGGKSLIERVAKDARVPVIKHLDGICHVYIDEEADADKAIRIADNAKTHRYAPCNTMETLLVNAKVAQAILPPLADIYRAKGVELRGCAATRDILPDAIPATEEDWRTEYLAPILSIKIVNDLDAAMDHINTYGSHHTDAIVTENYSKARRFLREVDSASVMVNASTRFADGFEYGLGAEIGISTDKIHARGPVGLDGLTSEKWIVLGNGEVRV, encoded by the coding sequence ATGGATATTCAGGCATACATGCAGGATGTTGGTCGTAAAGCACGCCAGGCCAGTCGCGCCATGGCCAAGGCTGACACCCGCGCCAAAAATGCTGCCCTGGAAGCAATTGCCACCGCTGTTGAACGCGATGCTGCGTTGCTGATCGCCGCCAATAACCAGGATATGGAACAAGCCCGCGCTGATGGCCTTGAACCTGCCCTGCTCGATCGTCTGCAACTGACTGAAAAAACCATTCGCACCATGGCCGAAGGCCTGCGTCAGATCGCCTCTTTGCGTGATCCGGTGGGCGAGATGGGCGATTTCAAATATCAGCCTTCCGGCATTCAGGTCGGCAAGATGCGTGTGCCGCTCGGCGTGGTTGGCATCATTTATGAAGCCCGCCCCAACGTCACCGCTGATGCGGCCGGGCTGTGCATCAAATCCGGCAATGCCACCATCCTGCGCGGTGGGCGCGAGGCGTTCCACTGCAACCAGGCGATTGCCAAGCTGGTGAAAGAAGGCCTGGCCGTGGCCGGTTTGCCGGAAACCGCCGTACAGATTATCGAAACACCCGATCGCGCCGCCGTGGGCGAGTTGATCACCATGGCCGAGTTCGTGGATGTGATCGTGCCGCGTGGCGGCAAGAGCCTGATTGAGCGCGTGGCCAAAGATGCCCGCGTGCCGGTGATCAAGCATCTGGATGGCATCTGCCACGTCTACATTGATGAAGAAGCGGATGCCGACAAAGCTATTCGCATTGCCGATAACGCCAAAACGCATCGTTACGCGCCCTGCAACACCATGGAAACGCTGCTGGTGAATGCCAAGGTGGCGCAAGCCATTCTGCCGCCACTGGCTGACATTTATCGCGCCAAGGGTGTGGAACTGCGCGGTTGTGCAGCCACGCGCGATATCCTGCCTGACGCGATTCCGGCTACTGAAGAAGACTGGCGCACCGAATACCTGGCGCCGATTCTGTCGATCAAGATCGTGAACGATCTGGACGCGGCCATGGACCATATCAACACTTATGGTTCGCACCATACCGACGCCATCGTCACCGAAAACTATTCCAAAGCGCGCCGTTTCTTGCGTGAAGTGGATTCGGCTTCGGTGATGGTCAACGCCTCTACCCGTTTTGCCGATGGCTTTGAATACGGGCTGGGTGCAGAGATTGGTATCTCCACCGACAAAATCCACGCCCGCGGCCCGGTTGGGCTCGATGGTCTGACCAGCGAAAAATGGATTGTGCTCGGTAACGGAGAAGTCCGCGTTTGA
- a CDS encoding S1/P1 nuclease, whose translation MLCLVNQPALAWGAQGHRITGLAAWKLLTPQSRAAVRDLLGTDNLADATTWLDRNRAALALSHPGSAQWHYDDIPLCSTADYSSYCPNGQCATDTLRRESATLSDSAATREAKQLALRIVIHLAADISQPLHAANNADRGGNDEQVIFAGRPTNLHALWDSVMLKRLLRGTSEAAFADQLLSDFAPQLAAWAAGTPQDWADESNALARALAYGELPGGFTCPQRTAGVTIDVPLAYADAMAPVLRHQLAKSAARIASILNQAFAVYRGGDSDSQGNLPASGYR comes from the coding sequence GTGCTTTGTCTTGTAAACCAGCCGGCCCTGGCGTGGGGAGCCCAGGGCCACCGCATTACCGGACTGGCCGCATGGAAGCTGCTTACGCCACAGAGCCGGGCTGCGGTACGTGACCTGCTGGGCACCGACAATCTGGCTGATGCCACAACCTGGCTGGATCGTAACCGCGCCGCTCTCGCCCTTAGTCACCCGGGCTCCGCCCAGTGGCATTACGACGACATCCCTCTTTGTAGCACCGCTGATTACAGTAGCTACTGTCCGAACGGCCAATGCGCGACTGATACCTTGCGCCGCGAGTCCGCTACTTTGAGTGATTCCGCAGCCACGCGCGAGGCGAAACAACTCGCTTTGCGCATTGTCATTCACCTGGCCGCCGATATAAGCCAACCGCTGCACGCGGCCAATAATGCCGATCGTGGTGGCAATGACGAACAAGTGATCTTTGCGGGTCGCCCGACCAATCTGCATGCCTTATGGGACAGCGTCATGCTCAAGCGGCTATTGCGTGGCACCAGTGAAGCTGCTTTTGCCGATCAATTGTTAAGTGATTTCGCGCCGCAACTGGCCGCATGGGCAGCGGGTACGCCCCAAGACTGGGCCGATGAATCCAACGCTCTGGCACGCGCACTGGCGTATGGCGAGTTGCCTGGCGGGTTCACTTGTCCGCAGCGCACCGCTGGCGTGACGATTGATGTGCCGCTGGCCTACGCCGACGCCATGGCCCCCGTTTTGCGGCACCAGTTGGCTAAAAGCGCTGCGAGAATTGCCAGCATTCTGAATCAGGCCTTTGCTGTTTACCGGGGCGGCGACTCCGACAGTCAAGGCAACTTGCCTGCGAGCGGCTATCGTTAA